Proteins found in one Candidatus Nitrosopelagicus brevis genomic segment:
- the rplX gene encoding 50S ribosomal protein L24, with protein MNRSSLPRKTRNQQIYYAAMQTASKQLSCALSKDLRKKYGKRSARIKEGDTASIIRGEFAGVDGKVTKISIADRGVNIEGVKKEKLKGEKFDVYVHTTNIVLTGLDTGDKWRINKLEGKKATAARADDKPKTETKQEKVKEEKKDTKKATKAKTKKGDNEE; from the coding sequence ATGAATAGATCATCACTTCCAAGAAAAACAAGAAACCAGCAAATTTACTATGCAGCAATGCAAACCGCAAGTAAACAATTATCATGTGCACTTTCAAAAGATTTAAGAAAAAAATATGGTAAACGTAGTGCACGAATCAAAGAAGGCGATACTGCAAGTATCATTAGAGGCGAATTTGCCGGAGTTGATGGAAAAGTTACCAAAATATCCATTGCAGATAGAGGCGTGAATATCGAAGGTGTAAAAAAAGAGAAACTCAAAGGCGAGAAATTTGATGTTTATGTTCATACAACAAATATTGTTTTGACAGGATTGGATACAGGAGATAAATGGAGAATTAACAAACTAGAAGGAAAGAAGGCAACAGCTGCAAGAGCAGATGATAAACCAAAAACAGAAACAAAACAAGAAAAAGTAAAAGAAGAAAAGAAAGATACAAAAAAAGCAACAAAAGCCAAAACAAAGAAAGGAGATAATGAAGAATAA
- a CDS encoding 50S ribosomal protein L14, whose translation MGGARSKGSKGVEDFKPYITRSIPVGARIVCADNSGAKIIEIVNVHQHKTRTSRLPAASVGDFCNVVVKKGPAELRKQIHGAVIIRQKYAVHRPNGVRVQFEDNAGVLITPEGEMKGTDIKGPVASEVTEKWPRVANLAKMVV comes from the coding sequence AAAGGAGTAGAAGACTTCAAGCCTTACATTACAAGATCAATACCAGTGGGTGCACGAATCGTTTGTGCAGATAATTCAGGTGCAAAGATTATTGAAATTGTTAACGTACATCAACATAAAACAAGAACATCAAGACTTCCTGCAGCTTCTGTAGGAGACTTTTGTAATGTTGTAGTTAAAAAAGGACCAGCAGAGTTAAGAAAACAAATTCATGGTGCAGTTATAATTAGACAAAAATATGCAGTACATAGACCAAACGGAGTTCGAGTTCAATTCGAGGATAACGCAGGAGTGTTAATCACACCTGAAGGAGAAATGAAAGGAACTGACATCAAAGGTCCAGTTGCATCAGAAGTTACAGAAAAATGGCCAAGAGTAGCAAATTTGGCAAAAATGGTGGTATAA